AGCCCAGGCCGAAGCCCTGGGTGGATTGCCATTTCTTCTTGATCGGCGCATCGGCGTCCAGCGGCGCCTTGGGCGTGCCGCCGAACAACAGGTACACACCGCAGGCGAACACAATCACCGGCAGCATCTTGTTCAGGGTTTCAGCGGGCAGGTAATGGGCGACCACGGCGCCGGTCAACGCACCGATCAACGTGCCGACGATGGCATGCACCCACTGGCGCGGATGGAACAGCTTGCGCCGATAGAAGGTGAAACTGGCGGTGGCCGAGCCAAAGGTGGAACTGAGCTTGTTGGTGCCCAGTACCAGGTGCGGCGGCATGCCGGCGGTGAGCAGCGCAGGGGTGGTGAGCAAACCGCCACCGCCGGCGATGGCGTCGATGAAACCGGCGATAAAGGCGACAACCGCCAGGATGGCCAGGGTGGTGAGGTCTACGCTGAGTTCGAAGGGCATGGGCAGGGCTTAGAGTGGCGGGGCGCAGAAAGGGGCTGCGCCAAAGGCCGCCATCTTACCTGCAACCCACCGGCAACGGTATCAACCGTGACGCTTCTCCAGCCACTCCAACGCCGTCCGCCAGATACAAATCCCCAGGAAATACGCCGACATCACCGACCACAAGCCAAACGTCCATGGGTTGGTGTTCGGGTAATCCATCACCATCAAGAAGCTGCACAGCAGCCAGATCGTGGTCACCCCGATGTTGATCGGCATGAACCGTTTCACCCGGAACGGGTGCAGGAACTTCATCGGCGTCACGGTCAGCAGGGCCAGGCCGATCACGGTGAGCAAGGTGACCCAGGCTTCCGGCTGGATGATATAGACGCACAAGGCCACCACATTCCATGCGGCGGGGAAGCCGACGAAGTAGT
The genomic region above belongs to Pseudomonas azotoformans and contains:
- a CDS encoding TSUP family transporter, translating into MPFELSVDLTTLAILAVVAFIAGFIDAIAGGGGLLTTPALLTAGMPPHLVLGTNKLSSTFGSATASFTFYRRKLFHPRQWVHAIVGTLIGALTGAVVAHYLPAETLNKMLPVIVFACGVYLLFGGTPKAPLDADAPIKKKWQSTQGFGLGFYDGVAGPGTGAFWTVSTMLLHPIDLVKASGVARSMNFVSNAAALTVFIINGSVDWIVGLAMGVSVMCGAFFGARSAISGGAKFIRPVFITVVLGLTVRLAWQHWFSVA